DNA from Streptomyces sp. Edi4:
CCCAGCAGAACCATGTGGTCCTTGGTGTTGTTCGACGGGTCAGGATCTCGGGAGTAAATGGGGCCGCTGGTACGGCAGTTGGGGCCGACGTCCATCGGTGTGCCATTGACCTTGACGTCGCTCAGGCGCAGGGTCAACGGAATCCTGATGTAGGTCTCGCCGTGCCCGGCGGTGTTGTTGAGATCGGAGTCGATGGACATGGGACCGGTCTGTTCCAACGTCATCGTCGCGGTGGTCGGCATGAACCCGAAGGTCAAAAATGTGGCCGGGGCCGGAGGAGTCTGGGCCCGGCCCTGGTAGTCGAGCCGGCCCTGCGACTTCTGGAGCAGATGGAGTTCGAAGACGCCGGGTCTCACCTCGATCCGCTTCAGCTGGTTGAGGCCCTGGACGATCTGGGCGCAGTAGACGGGGATCAGGGAGGCGCCGTTCAGCTTGGTGACATTGGAGTACCCGGTGACGTACGCCGCGAGGGCGAGGGGCTGGGCGGTGTCACCGTGGCACGGGGGCACGGCGGCGGGGGGAGCGCTTCCCGCCGTGGGGGCGGCGACCTTGGGGGCGGCGAGGGAGGGGTGCGGCGGGGTGGCGGCGGCCGTGGGGCTCGGCGTCGAGGCGCCGGGCGCCGACGACGGTGTGGAGCCCGAAGTGGCCCCGGACACCGGCACTTTGGCCAGCTGATCCGATCCACCCGGGGTTCTCGTGCATGACACCGACAGGGTCGCCGGCTGCGTGGCGCGGCCCTCGATGGTGACCGGTTGGAAGTCGAGCGTGAGAGCCGTGGCGGTCACCGTGAGGTCGCCGGGGTCGTTGGCGGTGATGGTGGGGACGTCGCCGGTGGCCGTGAGGACCGCGTCGCCCGCGGGCGGGAGGGGGACCGAGGGCGCGCCCAGCTGCCACAGGGCAGTGACGTCGGCGCCGTTCTGCGCCACCCGCGTCGTCAGCCGGATGCTCGCTCCCGTCGTGGCCGCGTGCAGCGCGGTGAGTTCGGCGACGGCGGACGCGGGCAGCGTCACCCGTGTGGCGACGTCGACGGGCCGGATCGCCACACCCGGCGCGGCCCGCTCGGGGAACTTGGCCGCGACTCGTACCGACACAGACCGCGCTCCGCCCGGGAACGCGCAGGTGTAGGCGAGATCGGTGCTGACCTGCTGATCCCCG
Protein-coding regions in this window:
- a CDS encoding DUF6801 domain-containing protein encodes the protein MTRKRGSGGRWQTVRGRGAVAAATVVLAAIVPGATAALGDQQVSTDLAYTCAFPGGARSVSVRVAAKFPERAAPGVAIRPVDVATRVTLPASAVAELTALHAATTGASIRLTTRVAQNGADVTALWQLGAPSVPLPPAGDAVLTATGDVPTITANDPGDLTVTATALTLDFQPVTIEGRATQPATLSVSCTRTPGGSDQLAKVPVSGATSGSTPSSAPGASTPSPTAAATPPHPSLAAPKVAAPTAGSAPPAAVPPCHGDTAQPLALAAYVTGYSNVTKLNGASLIPVYCAQIVQGLNQLKRIEVRPGVFELHLLQKSQGRLDYQGRAQTPPAPATFLTFGFMPTTATMTLEQTGPMSIDSDLNNTAGHGETYIRIPLTLRLSDVKVNGTPMDVGPNCRTSGPIYSRDPDPSNNTKDHMVLLGQLKKGKDTVWRGYSLSRGGPLDGEVTIPPFTGCGVGEDLSPLFTASVSGPANTVKQNQGAPCASGIPDDPAKLCTPDKQPTTIPPPLR